A section of the Longimicrobiales bacterium genome encodes:
- the tuf gene encoding elongation factor Tu (EF-Tu; promotes GTP-dependent binding of aminoacyl-tRNA to the A-site of ribosomes during protein biosynthesis; when the tRNA anticodon matches the mRNA codon, GTP hydrolysis results; the inactive EF-Tu-GDP leaves the ribosome and release of GDP is promoted by elongation factor Ts; many prokaryotes have two copies of the gene encoding EF-Tu) — VMPGDNVQMEVELITPIAMDPQLRFAIREGGRTVGSGVVTEIIE, encoded by the coding sequence GTGATGCCTGGCGACAACGTTCAGATGGAAGTGGAGTTGATCACGCCGATCGCGATGGACCCACAGCTTCGGTTCGCGATTCGCGAAGGCGGGCGCACCGTGGGTTCAGGTGTCGTCACTGAGATCATCGAGTAA